The DNA segment ACCATTTCAACTTAGGGCActatcatctcttgcctggattatGCAATGGCTTTCTTGCTTCCACCATTGCTCTTTCACTTCAGTCTCCACAGAGCCCCccagtgatcttttaaaattataaatcagaTCACATTACTCCCCTACtttaaaaatggagataaaaatgattaagaagctgaataaatgaacaagaaaagGCAATTCAAAAGTTATGTAAGAAAGGTCATGGTCCTAATATGAAATCAACCAAAATGTAACTCTGGAGCATATATGAATCTCAGCTCATAAGTTCAAAAAATACCTCAgcaggtggcaggcgcctgtagtcccagctactcgggaggctgaggcaggagaatggcgtgaacccgggaggcagagcttgcagtgagctgagatccggccactgcactccagcctgggtgacagagcgagactccgtctcaaaaaaaaaaaaaaaaaaaaaaaatacttcagctATTAATGATGAGGTGGAGAGATGGCCCTCAGACCAAAAAATTAAGACTTTTATCTTCTAAAAGTTGCCACTTTAGTGTCTTCTGTTCCAGTCTACATGCCCTTTATATCTAGCAAATTTCTACTACCTTCCTGCCATGGTGGGACACATGAGTCTCCTGTGAGGTCATCTGGAGCCTCGGCTGCCTAAACCTACAATGTAGCTGTGACTCTTGAGTCTTGTCACCTCGCCATGGTGTGACCCCACGGTGCTTCCAGAAAGTGAGCCCTGGTCCCTCCTTTTCTGGGAACCCCAAACATCACCTTCTTCTCTAATCAGAGTGAATCTCTTTGTCATAGGGGAAAGTCTGTGTTTCTCTGAGTCATTTGATACACCCATAAGTCACATTCTGTTTTACTTCTTTCCTCAAACtctataatttttctaaatatataggGTTGGGGGAGACTAAAGCTGGAGAAAGTGCAGGAAATTTGTATGTTTTATCCCATCAAACATCTCACCCTAGGTAAAGAAGTACCAAATTGGCTATCCATTTGAATGGAAGAAGGGGACATAGAAAAACAGGGAGGAATAAAAAAGTGTAAATTATCATCTCAAAATATTACCTAGCCAATTTCCCCTTAGTAAATTTTTGTGTcttcagaaaatttatttttgaccTTTGTTCAACCCTCTCAAGAGCACAATGTCTGAGTTTTGCATTTTCCAAGGTGGTAGGCATTGTGACTGATTTCCCAACATCCCATCTATCCCGTGATTAATCTAAGCAATTCATGGCAATTTACCTCTTTGTCAGGGGTGGACAAGCTTAAACCAATTTGGGCCAATGAGATTCAAGGAGACGCGTGATGAGGGCTCTAGGAAAGAAACTTCTTCAATCTTGAATGCTGTGGAAAGGCAggatctttcttcttctttaagttGTGAATGAGGAAATGTAGAGTTCCCTTTGCCTGGCAGTCACACCACAATAACAAAGGGTAAAGCTAAAACTGTGGGTAGCAGAGCAAAGAAGTAGAAAGAGCCTACAGCCTCAATGCCATCATTCAGCCACTGAGCCCTGCCCTCACTCTTCATTGTCTAAGCCAGTTGGTTTTTCTGTTACTTGTGAGTTGGCTTTTCTGTTACTTGTTGTTGAGTGCATTCTATCTGATTTAGAATTTGGTGCCAGGAATAGAAGTCCTAAAACTGTAGTGAGTTGCACGGTAGCTCCCCAGAGATATATCTATAAGCTAACCCCTGGAACCTGTGAgtgttaccttatttggaaagagtctttgcagatatacctggattatattttattattttcagatgttGAAGAGACCCAAATTAAAgatattttagttaaaaaaataacatttgacctTTATTACATGACCATTTATCAAGATCAAAAAAAGTCTTTTCAATAGAACTTCATATGACCCAGGAgtttaagtctttttttaaaaaattagttcaaTGACTTATTTGACAGTGTTACTAACTTCAGAAATGGATTTTCCTATAACTGAAAAAGAATCCTGGTCTGGGAGTCTGAACGCCTCATTTCTATCCTTGTCTTAGTTACTAAGCTAGGGGCTTAGGTAGGTCACTTCCCCCTCTGAGTGTTAAGTTACTTATTCTATGGAATAAGTGGCTCCCAATTGCTCAGGTGCATCAGAATCTTCTAGGTCCTTGTTACAAATACATACTTCTGGGTCTTGTCTCAGTCCTACTGAATCAGATTTTCTAATATTGGTGCAGgagtctgtattttttaattaactgggtGATTACAAGGTACAGCCAATTTTTTGAAGTATTGGATGAACACTTCCAGGGTCCTTCATAGTTCTAAAAATTTGTATTCTGATTTCTATTCCTTCTATCATTGTTTGTCCTAACTAAGCTACTAGATATTGTgctaaaacaaagcaaagcaaaacacaaaataaacaataaataaccAAGACCATGGTTTAATCATCTTTATATTCCCCCAGCACCTACAAAGTGCCTGGTaggtagtaggtgctcaataaatatttgaaaaattactcAATggtgattaaataaatgaatgttatttCATGTGGATCCCAATCACCTATAGATAGAAGAatctaaaaagagagaaaatattttaaacttttgtctGATGTAATCTTGCACTCCCTATCTGCCCTACTATGTACTTCAGTGATGGGTTATGTGAATGAAGTCATGCATATTGAGGGACCCAGTAGGAAGGTGGTTAGATTCTCCTGGAGGCAAGATTATCCCACAGTATTTCTCAGTGGCAGTGATAACTGAAAGGGGCTCATGATTcctcaggagctggttttcttcTCCATGACTTTTCCAAGACCAGAAAAAGCCATATCCTGACTGGGTGACAGATGTCCTTGGAGCCATTGCTGCAGATCGCTGAACTTGCAAACACCACCTCAGGTTTCTGTGTGGTCCCAGAGGGTGGGAAGAGGCATTCATCTTCTGTTAGAAGTTACTGGTAAATTCGACAGCAGTGGGTGTCAGCTGAGCCAAGCGTCCTTTGCAGCCAGTGTCCCCAGGATATCTGATACCACCTTTTGTGACCCCACAGTCCTTCCTTCCACCCCCACTTCTAGGCTCCACTGACCCATTGAGCCTCCCCAGTTTAGACACTGTCCGCTGGCCTTGGAAGGTACCGGCTCAGGATGAAATCTGTCACAGGGGTGGGCAATTTAGCCAGGGGGATGTAGAGGAGTTTGGCATCCAGGCCAGGGTTGTAGCGGATGCGAGGGCTCCGGGAAACAATAGCATGCTCCATGCTGTTGATGACATCTCTGACTCTGGGCTCTGCCACCTGCATTATGTTTTTTAACTTGTCAGTATCTGTTTGAGGGCAGAGAGTGGAAAAAGGCTCTGTTATTCTTCATAAAAGATGATTTCTTCTGAATTCTGTCCAACTACCCTTTCCACGAGATCCCTGATCTAACATTTCAGACAGGTCTGCCACACCCTCCAGGTGGTCCCTTATACAAACACACATTTAtaagactattataaataatcttagcctggccaacatagtgaaaccccatctctactaaaaatatgaaaattagccgggcatggtggcacatgcctgtaatcccagctactcaggaggctgagatactgaatcacttgaacccaggaggcagaggttttagtgagccgagatcacaccattgcgctcaagcctgggcaacagaatgatacgctgtctcaaaataaataaataaataaagcatcaaTCTTATTTATCTTCCTGAATTCAACAATTGTGCATTGATTTCCTACTATTGCATTAGACTGGTGATGAGAAGAACTGTGAGCATTCTTAAAACTGTGCCACTTATTAGTTATATTACCTTGAGCTTAAActtttattatctgtaaaatggagataatactaTCTTTCCTGAaggttgggcatagtggctcgggcctgtaatctcagtactttgggaggccaagccaggtcaatcacctgagggcaggagtttgagaccagcctggccaatgtggtgacatctcctctctactaaaaatacaaaaattagccgggcatggtgacacgtgcctgtaatcgcagctactagggaggctgaggcatgagaatcacttgaactcaggaggaggaggttgcagtgaccaagatcgcaccactgcattccagcctgggcaagagtgagactccatctcagaaaaaaaaaaaaaagtctgtcctGGAGAATACCAAAAGATGATTAATAGCAGGGTAGACACTGGGGGAGTACAGAATAGCAAACATGATGGGAagacagcctttttttttttttccttctatgtaCTTCCTAGGGTTCCCACATTTAAACAAAAACATGcaggagaaaatattatttaaaaatagtaatactgCCCCTACCTCGGTCATAAGATCATTGGCCATTGTGGACTCAAACAATTTAAGGAATAGACAAGCACCTCGTGGGGCCCTCACAAATGTGAGGGGCTGTTCTGTTTGCATTGGCACCCAGGAGTGGAGATGGGGACAGAGACCCCAGGTGGTACAAGTCTGCCAAAGCTCATGACATAAATAGGAGAAGggccacaccacacacccaccaggCCCTCATGTGCATCCTCACCCCAGGACAGAGGGATTCATGCTTCACTGAGAGCCCTGAGGACTCCAGAGAAAATGGTGCTTCAAAGTCAGACTGCCCTGATGAGGGATGAAAACTTGAAAATGGAGAGGAAGCCAAAGCTGCCCTGACTTTGAGAATGGTCCAGGCAGGCAAGGAATTCACCCACTCGGGGCCAGGATCCTTGTGGGTGGTTGGTGAGAATGGGGCAGTGTCACTTCAGTCCCTTTTGCCCCAGACTCTGAGAAACTCCATTTTCTGTTTCCTGGAAAGAAAACTGATGCAGGGAAAAAGCCAAACTACATTTTGGGATCTCAACAAGAGCCACACTAACTTAAAGCCAGACTGTCCATAAGGCAGTAATGTCTTGGAAAACCACACCCTGACCTCTGACCATAGAGCTGGCACAGAGGCCaccagcagcaggactgagggcCGAAGGAATCGTTCAGGATGCCCAAGGGGCTGTCTCTGCCACCTCGGAGCCAGGGAAACCTTTGTGGGCTGAGGAGGTGGAGCAAGCTGACATGGTGAGATGGGCTGGGGACTGGGTTCTGAGAGGTGGAGAGGGCTTACATAGGCAGTGGGGTGGAAGAAGGTACCCCACACATGGGAAAGGGTATAAGGCACCTGCTTTCATTGTTTTCTCAAATAGATATTAGCTGCCATTCAGTGCTGGGCACCCTGCTAGGCATGGAGTGGGAAGGGAGACTGGAGGACCCATCCGGCCTTGTCACTCTCCTTCACAGTGAGGAAGGACATAGGCTTTGGAGTTGGGCACCTGGGAAAACGTTTTTGTTATTGGGAGAATTAAGCAAGATAAAGTCTATAAAGTATCAGGCCTGCTCCTAGGGGTTACAAGCCAGGGGCCCGTTTGGTCAGCCACAGCAACTTGCTGAGTTTGTACCCAGTGATGCTCTAGGACTACTCCTAAATGTCTCTCCTGTCTGTCACACAGCCACCCCCGCACCAGAACCACCATGACTCGGAACTTCACGTCTTTATCATTCCTTCGCTGGGTCTCTGCAGTGGTCTCCCAGGTGGCCTTTTTATCCTTCCCACAGTGACACAAATCTGATCTGCCGTTTCAGAGCCATTCACAAGGCTCTCTAATGCCTTTAGGATAAGAGCCATGCTCCTTAGTATAGCAACCAAAGCATTTTATGATCTGACTCCTAATCTCTCCCCTCCTCAATCACCACCCACAGCGCTCCTGCCAGACTATAATGGCAATGGCAAAGGTTCGTTCAGCTCTTACTGTGGCAGAGCTgagtattttgcatttctgtttaaATCTCCTAACAATCCATGAGAGAGGAATTGTACtttataaatggataaacaagttTGGAGAGCTGTACAACATGATTAGGGGGACTGCTGGAATACAAGCCTGAATCTGCACTACCTCTAAAAGCATACAATGCTATGTCAGGTCACCAAAATGTTGCTCACACCCTTCCTCTTGTGTTAAACATCCACCATCTCTTTCCCTGTTGGTatactcctattcatccttcaaaactcACTGAGGCATTAACTGTCACCTCTGTAAGGCTTCTGTGACAGCGGAGTGAAGTCTGCACTGCTGCTTGTTTTGTACGCATGTCCATTATTGCAAGATTCTTCATGTGGTGCTGTATTTACTTTCACATCTTCCCTGCTAGTTTCCCGGAGACTGTCTCATCTCTGTATCCCAATAAACACTGGGCAACTGAAGCGAAAATTCTGGTATAACCACTTGGGAAAACGTTTATCTAAGTGTAGTTGACCACTGCCTGAAAATTTTCCTCTGAAATTATGGTGTGGACTACAGGTGAATTGGCCTAACATATTTTATAAGCCCAATCCTTACTATTCTTTAGTATAACAATACCAGTTTCTGGACAAGGTTTTCAGAGGAGTTTGCCTTTATACATATTCTTCCATGAACCACACTAAAGATGCTACAATCACTCTTCACCCTGAGTGCTTACTTAGAAAATGACTTTGTGAGGTTTCCAGACACTGGCTGAATTCACTTTGCCCCAGCCTCAGAGCAGCTCCACAAATAATTTGAACTACTCTTTGCTAAGAATGATCACACAGAGGATAAATATTCTTCCCCACACACACTAACATCTACTCTCCTTGCTCCCAACGGCAGCACATTTCCCTTTGGGGACCTATGCCTCCCCAACACCGTGTCCATTGGTCTGGGCAGAGCACATGGCCCAGCCTGAGCCAATCACACCTTCACATTCCCCTGGGCGCAGTGACTGGTTTAGGGTTGGGTGCATCTTGTAGTCCCCTATGATGTGGCCACCATAAGTCCTCCAAGTCAGAGTGTACATTAGGACTTTTGGGAGAGGTACTGGAAAGAACTCTCCTATTTTCCCAGCAGACCTCACCCTAGGTGGAGGTGAAGAGATGCTGCAGTTATGCGGCTCCCACAGGGGAGAGAGCTTAGAGATTGGAGTCAACGCAAAAGAAGCAGAGCCAAGAAATGGGTGAAACCAGGTCCTAGCAACATCATTTGCAGTCTGGGTCAGGTTGTACCTGAAGCTTATCTTGCTCAACTTTTTAGTCAGGTGAGGCAAGAAATTCCTTTTCTGCTTAAATAATTAGCACTGGATCTTCTGTCACTGAGTAAGTCCCAACTAATGTAAATCCTTAGACATTTTCTTCTCACAGAATCCTAACATGTCTAGCACTAAAAGATGAATTTACCTAAGGGGTACCCCAAACATTTTTCCCTGAGGCTTCcctaaatcaatgaatgaatgacaccTCCATCCACCATATTCTTCAAGCTGTAAAGCTAGCACTCACCCTTGATGGCTTCCTCTCCCTCACCCCTTAATCCTCAGTGTGCTTTGATGCTCTAGTTTATTCTGTATACTCCAGCTACCTCCCATTGCTTCCCACCTGCTGGTTTCTTTAAAGTTCCTCAAATGGAGTTTTCTGCCTCAGAGCCTTCCTGCAGAAAAAAAGtcccttctttccccttcccagCAACACCTAACTCTTATTCCTCCTCAAAGTCAACTCAGAGAAGCTCTCCCCTTCACCACAACCTGAATTGGGACCCCAACTTCCCGCTTCATTCTTCTTTCACAACCCTGTTTCTCCTCTGTTGCACTTATCCACATCTACCATAAACACATgtgtttttattaatgtttatctCCCCTACTGGGCCATAAGCTACAGGCAGTGAGGGGCAGGCACACCGCTATGTCCGCTCCAGCTCTCCAGCCCCACACATGCTTGGGACATGGCAGCCTTGCATGTTTTGTATTACtgattcaaaacaaaaataaaaaacaaaaatgcaataaaGTGTGTatgtattaagtgaaaaaaatggcTGTCTTGGCTTTGTGCTCTGTTGACGTATGATGTCCAGCAGACAACTTTCGCAGCACAAAGTTTTGGGGCAGCAGGATAAACAGCTGCCACGTCCCACCTCTACCCTCCAAAAACACCAATGATTCACAGGAGACCCTCAGctcagggagagaaagagagctgCCTAGAGACCCTCTCTTTTAAATCCCCatgtgttcattttcttctttattaacaAGCACTCGAATGTGCAAAGCACTTCACACATACTAACCCTCATAGCAACCCCATGAAGGAGGCACTATCTATCTTTAGCtccattttgtaaatgagaaaactcAGGCATGGGAAAACTAGGTAATAGGCCCAAAGTCTCCTAGCTGGTAAGTAGtacagccaggatttgaacccaggcagtctggctccagcaGCCATGCTCTTGATCTCTTCACTATATTTATCTCAGTACATTTTCACCTGATTCCCCTGCATCATGATGCTGTGTGGGCAGGTGCCAGGAGTGGGCCGAATTGCCCTTAACTCCCCGCACCGCTCCAGCAGTGATGATTCTGCCGCCTGCTGTCTATTctcaaaccccagctctgccgctgtgtgaccttgggtccTGAACTCCTCTGCATTTTGTCTCACCATCTGTAAATGGAAAGCCAGCTAATGACCCCAAGACCCACTTGCCCCCCTTAGAGACCCCTCCCCTGCCTCAGGAACTTACAGTTACGGAAATACTCCTCTCCATAGCTGTCCCGGGTCTCCTGAGGCAGCCTCTCCCAAAGCTTTCGCATGCGTGACTCCAGGTTCTCCTTGCCCAGAATGGCTGTCCGGTAGTTCCCTGGCTCAATGATGCAGACCTTTACCCCAAAGTAGTGGAGCTCACGCCTGGGAAAGAAGAGTTGTGCTCAGTCTGGGTCTCAAGATGACAATCATCAGGGAGAGTCACCTCTGGATGGGCTTGTCTTTCAGGAACCTAGAGATGCCTCCCTCACCCCCTGTGCATGGCCCTGGCATTGCCTTTATGCAACTAAGCCCTTCCTTAGGTACTCAGCCTTTTCCCAGACTGGCCCAGCAGTCTCTGGGCAATTTGCATTAGGCATAACCGGCGGGAAGAAGTCAATAGAGAATCTAGGCCAAGccttacctcccaccaggtccctcccattaGCAACTCCTCACTCAACACCCACATGGTGAAGGGTGTGGGTCTACACAAGACCTGCATGCTCCTCTAAAGACCTCCAGAGGGGACCTCTGCCTCCAGGCCTGTCTGTCTTATGGGggactctccctcctcctctcacaGGCCCAAACAGGGTTTCACTCACCCTGGTGCTGCTCAAGGGAAGGCCCACCTGATGCCTCGTATTTCCACCCTACCTCTTCTCCTCATACCTTCTCTTGGTCCTTGGAGAAGGCACCTTGAGGTCTAACCTTCCTTCTGCTATTGTGTTAGCTTCCTGTCTGCAGAATTCCCCTGCCCACAAGCTGTCACTCCCAACCCTCTCTAACCCCCGGGATTTCTACCTGGAGTGGTTTAGTACCAGGGCCCACTTACCTGATGCTGTCAGAGAAGGCCTCAACGCCAAACTTGGAGACGCAGTAGCCACCACCAATGACGGCCACAAGACCACCACAGCTGGACATGTTGATAACCCTGCCCCGGGCTCTCTTGACCATGGGCAGCATGTGAAGGGTCACTTCGATCAGTCCCACCAGGTTCACATTAATCACCTTCACAAAGTCCTCCTTGGTCAGCCATTCGTTGGGACCACTGGGCAGGCCCACACCAGCATTGTTCACCAGGGCCCAGAGGCCTGGGGGTGAGATGGAGAACCACATAGAAATCATCAGGGGGCCTGGGAAAGAACCAAGGTTTGCTCCCCACTGGCTCAGTGCCTTCAAGGATGGTTGAGCAGGTGCACAA comes from the Macaca mulatta isolate MMU2019108-1 chromosome 11, T2T-MMU8v2.0, whole genome shotgun sequence genome and includes:
- the SDR9C7 gene encoding short-chain dehydrogenase/reductase family 9C member 7 encodes the protein MAALTDLSFMYRWFKNCNLVGNLSEKYVFITGCDSGFGNLLAKQLVDRGMRVLAACFTEEGAQKLQQDTSYRLQTTLLDVTKSESIKAAAQWLRDQVGEQGLWALVNNAGVGLPSGPNEWLTKEDFVKVINVNLVGLIEVTLHMLPMVKRARGRVINMSSCGGLVAVIGGGYCVSKFGVEAFSDSIRRELHYFGVKVCIIEPGNYRTAILGKENLESRMRKLWERLPQETRDSYGEEYFRNYTDKLKNIMQVAEPRVRDVINSMEHAIVSRSPRIRYNPGLDAKLLYIPLAKLPTPVTDFILSRYLPRPADSV